In Thioalkalivibrio sp. XN279, a single window of DNA contains:
- a CDS encoding cation diffusion facilitator family transporter, which translates to MPAGRPSEQRYFVMRRVTLVGAVTNLLLALTQLVGGVITHSQGLVADGAHTLSDLSSDILVLFAARKANAAADALHPYGHGRIETLATVGVGLILAAVALGIVLDAVRRMMSPDALLSPTPLALALAAAAIVSKELLYHYTMRAARRIRSTLLEANAWHHRSDVVSSIVVIIGVGATLAGLRFMDAVAAVLVALLIGRMGLKMIWDSAFELIDTGVGPEEQRVMLEAARNTEGVRDAHDLRTRRMGGMLLADIHVLVPPRISVSEGHRISEAVCRALRAVQDDLGDILVHIDPEDDQERAPSSHLPGRAEVIECLRPCWEGAGLENAPEVVLHYLAGRIEVELTLPEAVARDPERARVVAERLTACCRGIDSVGRVNVLFRGPRFGGSALG; encoded by the coding sequence ATGCCGGCAGGCCGCCCGAGCGAACAGCGTTACTTCGTCATGCGCCGCGTGACGCTGGTCGGCGCCGTAACGAACCTGTTGCTGGCGCTGACGCAGCTGGTCGGTGGCGTGATCACGCACTCGCAGGGGCTCGTTGCCGACGGCGCGCATACCCTGTCCGACCTGTCCAGCGACATCCTGGTGCTGTTCGCCGCGCGCAAGGCGAACGCTGCAGCCGACGCCCTGCACCCCTACGGCCACGGGCGTATCGAGACGCTGGCCACGGTGGGCGTCGGGCTGATCCTGGCAGCGGTCGCGCTCGGGATCGTGCTGGACGCGGTGCGCCGCATGATGTCGCCCGACGCCTTGCTCAGTCCCACGCCGCTGGCGCTGGCCCTCGCCGCCGCGGCCATCGTCTCCAAGGAGCTGCTCTACCACTACACCATGCGCGCCGCGCGCCGCATCCGTTCCACCCTGCTGGAGGCCAACGCCTGGCATCACCGTTCCGACGTGGTGTCGTCCATCGTGGTGATCATCGGCGTCGGCGCCACCCTCGCCGGCCTGCGTTTCATGGACGCCGTGGCCGCAGTGCTGGTGGCGCTGCTCATCGGCCGCATGGGCCTGAAGATGATCTGGGACAGCGCCTTCGAACTCATCGACACCGGCGTCGGCCCGGAAGAACAGCGGGTCATGCTCGAGGCGGCGCGCAACACCGAAGGCGTGCGTGATGCGCATGACCTGCGCACGCGCCGCATGGGCGGCATGCTGCTGGCGGACATCCACGTCCTGGTGCCTCCGCGCATCAGCGTGTCGGAGGGACACCGCATCAGCGAGGCGGTGTGCCGCGCCCTGCGCGCAGTGCAGGACGACCTCGGCGACATCCTGGTGCACATCGATCCCGAGGACGACCAGGAGCGCGCGCCGAGCAGCCACCTGCCGGGGCGCGCAGAAGTGATCGAGTGCTTGCGGCCCTGCTGGGAAGGTGCAGGCCTGGAAAATGCGCCGGAGGTCGTGCTGCACTACCTCGCCGGGCGCATCGAGGTAGAACTCACCCTGCCCGAGGCCGTCGCCCGGGACCCTGAACGGGCGCGCGTGGTGGCCGAGCGGCTCACCGCATGCTGCAGGGGGATCGACTCAGTCGGCCGTGTCAACGTCCTGTTTCGCGGGCCTCGGTTCGGCGGTTCCGCGCTCGGCTAG
- a CDS encoding DUF2207 domain-containing protein, whose amino-acid sequence MMRRLLCAAMLLAAVAAQAEERILEYRSEIEVHADAGMTVSETIVVQAAGNMIRRGIFRDFPTDYRDRYGNRYRVGFEVLEVRRNGNPEPWHTERRSNGVRVYAGSADRMLEPGRHEYLLRYRTDRQLGYFAEHDELYWNVTGNGWDLPIDSAVAVVRLPASVPPGGITLDAYTGRQGSTEQAYAADVDGNTAQFAATRPLGPREGLTVVVAWPKGHVHEPGRLERLEHTLADNRGLLVAGLGLLFVLGYMAWAWRRFGVDPPRGVIFPHYEPPGSYSPASARFIMRMGYDNRAFVAAVVNLAVKGQLEIEEDDGAYTLRRTGSAQPLAAGEKALLAALFARESAVVLENENHKVLARAKHAHQKALQRDYEKIYFLTNGIFLLPSIVATLALALAVSLLDAWRPLVVVLFGLMAAAHILFYWLLRAPTERGRRLMDKLEGFKSYLEVAEKDELNLRNPPEKTPELFERYLPFALALGVEQAWAEKFAGVFARLEASGSTSYRPAWYHGHFNPHAIGSFTSGVGASLTSAISSASTPPGSSSGGGGGGFSGGGGGGGGGGGW is encoded by the coding sequence ATGATGCGGCGCCTGCTCTGCGCCGCCATGCTGCTTGCCGCCGTCGCGGCGCAGGCGGAGGAACGCATCCTCGAGTACCGCAGCGAGATCGAGGTGCACGCCGACGCCGGCATGACGGTGAGCGAGACCATCGTGGTGCAGGCCGCGGGCAACATGATCCGGCGCGGCATTTTCCGCGACTTCCCGACCGATTACCGCGACCGCTACGGCAACCGCTACCGCGTCGGTTTCGAGGTGCTCGAGGTGCGTCGCAACGGCAACCCGGAACCCTGGCATACCGAGCGACGCAGCAACGGCGTGCGGGTCTACGCCGGCAGCGCCGACCGCATGCTCGAGCCCGGCCGGCACGAGTACCTGCTGCGTTATCGCACCGACCGCCAGCTCGGTTACTTCGCGGAGCATGACGAGCTGTACTGGAACGTGACGGGCAACGGCTGGGACCTGCCCATCGACTCGGCCGTGGCCGTGGTGCGCCTGCCGGCGTCGGTGCCGCCAGGCGGCATCACCCTGGACGCCTACACCGGGCGGCAGGGCAGCACGGAGCAGGCTTATGCCGCGGACGTCGACGGCAACACGGCACAGTTCGCCGCCACCCGCCCGCTGGGGCCGCGCGAGGGCCTGACCGTCGTGGTCGCCTGGCCCAAGGGCCACGTGCACGAGCCCGGCCGGCTGGAGCGGCTCGAGCACACCCTGGCCGACAACCGGGGGCTGCTGGTGGCGGGGCTGGGGCTGTTGTTCGTGCTGGGGTACATGGCATGGGCCTGGCGGCGTTTCGGCGTCGATCCGCCGCGCGGCGTGATCTTCCCGCACTACGAGCCGCCGGGCAGCTACTCGCCTGCTTCGGCGCGGTTCATCATGCGCATGGGCTACGACAACCGGGCGTTCGTCGCCGCGGTCGTCAACCTTGCCGTGAAGGGCCAGCTGGAGATCGAGGAAGACGACGGCGCTTACACCCTGCGCCGTACCGGCTCTGCGCAGCCGCTCGCGGCGGGCGAGAAGGCGTTGCTCGCGGCCCTGTTCGCCAGGGAGTCTGCGGTCGTGCTGGAGAACGAGAACCACAAGGTCCTTGCACGGGCCAAGCATGCGCACCAGAAGGCGCTGCAACGGGACTACGAGAAAATCTATTTCCTCACCAACGGGATTTTCCTGCTGCCCTCCATCGTGGCGACTCTGGCGCTGGCGCTCGCCGTCAGCCTGCTCGACGCCTGGCGGCCCCTGGTGGTGGTGCTGTTCGGCCTCATGGCGGCGGCCCACATCCTGTTCTACTGGCTGCTGCGCGCACCCACCGAGCGCGGACGCCGCTTGATGGACAAGCTGGAGGGTTTCAAGAGCTATCTCGAGGTGGCGGAAAAGGACGAGCTCAACCTGCGCAATCCGCCCGAGAAAACGCCTGAGCTGTTCGAGCGCTACCTGCCGTTCGCGCTGGCGCTGGGGGTGGAACAGGCCTGGGCGGAGAAGTTCGCCGGTGTATTCGCGCGCCTGGAAGCATCGGGCAGCACAAGCTATCGCCCCGCCTGGTACCACGGGCACTTCAACCCGCATGCCATCGGCAGCTTCACCTCGGGCGTGGGCGCCTCGCTCACCTCGGCCATCTCTTCCGCCTCCACGCCGCCGGGCTCGTCTTCCGGCGGCGGTGGCGGCGGGTTCTCAGGCGGCGGTGGCGGCGGGGGCGGCGGCGGCGGCTGGTAG
- a CDS encoding ABC transporter permease has product MSTVWAVMRKELLDLFRDRRTVMLGLFMAPLLFPAMILGIGTLAEQRARTQLESTLELPVIGAEHAPNLIAHLETRNIEVIEPPQDPEAAIRAQEYEVILSIPAAFPEQWRESRPALVEIMYDSSRQDSRIPVGRVESTLRGYSRQVATMRLMVRGVDPALGEAVVSGRRDLSTPEARRGMALAFLPYLLILSAFLGGAYLVIDVTAGERERQSLEPLLATPASREAIMSGKIAAACAFGMLSLLLILLSFKLSFQFAGSGPFKGVDVSFLAMAKLLAILAPMVLIGTTLLTLIAASVKSVKEAQSYMSVLMLLPIIPTVVLLISPVKNQLWMFAVPFLAQNQAILMVLRAEALSALEWLVYAGAGLGLGLLLWIIAARLYHREKLAISA; this is encoded by the coding sequence ATGAGCACCGTGTGGGCGGTGATGCGCAAGGAACTGCTGGACCTGTTCCGCGACCGGCGCACCGTGATGCTGGGCCTGTTCATGGCCCCGCTGCTGTTCCCGGCCATGATCCTCGGCATCGGCACGCTGGCGGAGCAACGCGCCCGCACCCAGCTGGAGAGCACGCTGGAGCTGCCGGTGATCGGCGCCGAGCACGCGCCGAACCTCATCGCCCACCTGGAGACGCGCAACATCGAGGTGATCGAGCCGCCGCAGGACCCGGAAGCGGCAATCCGGGCGCAGGAGTACGAGGTGATCCTGAGTATTCCCGCCGCGTTCCCGGAGCAGTGGCGCGAGAGCCGGCCGGCGCTGGTGGAGATCATGTACGACAGCTCGCGCCAGGACTCGCGCATCCCGGTCGGGCGCGTGGAGTCCACGCTGCGCGGCTACAGCCGCCAGGTCGCGACCATGCGCCTGATGGTGCGCGGCGTCGACCCGGCGTTGGGCGAAGCGGTGGTCTCGGGGCGGCGCGACCTGTCCACGCCCGAGGCGCGCCGCGGCATGGCGCTGGCCTTCCTGCCGTACCTGCTGATCCTGAGCGCCTTCCTCGGCGGCGCGTACCTGGTCATCGACGTCACCGCCGGCGAGCGCGAGCGCCAGTCGCTGGAACCGCTGCTCGCCACGCCCGCGAGCCGCGAGGCCATCATGAGCGGCAAGATCGCCGCCGCCTGCGCTTTCGGCATGCTCAGCCTGCTGCTGATCCTGTTGAGCTTCAAGCTGAGTTTCCAGTTCGCCGGCTCCGGGCCGTTCAAGGGCGTGGACGTGTCGTTTCTCGCCATGGCCAAGCTGCTGGCCATCCTGGCGCCGATGGTGCTGATCGGCACCACGCTGCTGACCCTGATCGCCGCCAGCGTGAAGTCGGTGAAGGAGGCGCAGAGCTACATGAGCGTGCTCATGCTGCTGCCCATCATTCCCACGGTGGTGCTGCTCATCAGCCCGGTGAAGAACCAGCTGTGGATGTTCGCCGTGCCCTTCCTGGCGCAGAACCAGGCGATCCTGATGGTGCTGCGCGCCGAGGCGCTGTCGGCGCTGGAATGGCTGGTGTACGCCGGCGCGGGCCTGGGGCTGGGCTTGCTGCTCTGGATCATCGCGGCGCGGCTGTACCATCGCGAGAAACTGGCCATCAGCGCCTGA
- a CDS encoding metallopeptidase family protein, producing MRRDEFERVVDEVLESLPEWALERIHNLRVVVEEWPTAEQDPEDEGLLGLYDGIALPERDLDYVDVMPDTVWIFRQPHLALALEGEALREEIRRTVLHELAHYFGLDDDYLDEIGWG from the coding sequence ATGCGGCGTGACGAGTTCGAGCGCGTGGTGGACGAGGTGCTGGAGAGCCTGCCGGAGTGGGCGCTCGAGCGCATCCACAACCTGCGCGTGGTGGTCGAGGAGTGGCCCACGGCCGAGCAGGACCCGGAGGACGAGGGGCTGCTGGGGCTGTACGACGGCATCGCGTTGCCCGAGCGCGACCTGGACTACGTCGACGTGATGCCGGACACGGTGTGGATCTTCCGCCAGCCGCACCTGGCCCTGGCGCTGGAAGGCGAGGCGCTGCGCGAGGAGATCCGGCGCACGGTGCTGCACGAACTGGCGCACTATTTCGGGCTCGACGACGACTACCTGGACGAGATCGGCTGGGGCTGA
- a CDS encoding response regulator → MAQKRALVVDDSKAARVALKRMLERYDLEVEFAESGEQAIDFLRSQVVDVIFMDHSMPGMDGFEAVSAIKADPRTALIPVMMYTAKEGEVYVGQARALGAVGVLPKDVQPGLLFEMLLKLGLVKDRRAALRRRSAETEEKAAAEREEETERALERQAMGASIQALISRTLQDQHLELRTDILASNRDFARRVAEEIWGRQKAEAELARQATPPERQTGWGVVATLLVLAVVPMALLFLLFSAAAEQRDAALADNAQLRSTVAQQAETLDTLQFEQERGVGPGQGELEGRYQALIAGMEWAANEDNRFGFAELPFDDARVEQLAELLARLAGVGFDGAVRLEAHLGEFCMTVDEAGGYRLADPAIPVGECDLIGNPLAENSGQGNGQSEAFTQFLANAPMLSRTGIDLTVLIHGSRDSERRYTFPPDVSTAGEWNRIAALNNRVELSLLPRR, encoded by the coding sequence ATGGCGCAGAAGCGAGCACTCGTCGTCGACGACTCCAAGGCTGCACGGGTAGCGCTCAAGCGCATGCTCGAGCGTTACGACCTGGAAGTGGAATTCGCCGAGTCCGGCGAGCAGGCCATCGACTTCCTGCGCAGCCAGGTGGTCGACGTGATCTTCATGGATCACAGCATGCCGGGCATGGACGGCTTCGAGGCGGTCTCGGCGATCAAGGCGGACCCGCGTACCGCCCTGATCCCGGTGATGATGTACACCGCCAAGGAAGGGGAGGTGTATGTCGGCCAGGCCCGGGCGCTCGGCGCCGTAGGCGTGCTGCCCAAGGACGTCCAGCCGGGCCTCCTGTTCGAGATGCTGCTCAAGCTGGGACTGGTCAAGGATCGCCGCGCCGCGCTGCGCCGGCGTAGCGCCGAGACGGAAGAAAAGGCCGCGGCCGAGCGCGAGGAAGAAACCGAGCGCGCGCTGGAACGCCAGGCCATGGGCGCCTCCATCCAGGCGCTCATCAGCCGCACGCTGCAGGACCAGCATCTCGAGTTACGCACCGACATCCTGGCCAGCAACCGCGACTTCGCGCGCCGTGTCGCCGAGGAGATCTGGGGCCGCCAGAAGGCCGAGGCCGAGCTCGCGCGCCAGGCGACGCCGCCGGAGCGGCAGACGGGCTGGGGCGTGGTGGCCACGCTGCTGGTCCTCGCCGTAGTGCCGATGGCGCTGTTGTTCCTGTTGTTCAGCGCGGCGGCCGAACAGCGCGACGCGGCGCTGGCGGACAATGCGCAGCTGCGCTCGACTGTCGCGCAGCAGGCCGAGACGCTGGACACGCTGCAGTTCGAGCAGGAACGCGGCGTGGGTCCCGGCCAGGGCGAGCTGGAGGGCCGTTACCAGGCCCTCATCGCCGGGATGGAGTGGGCGGCCAACGAGGACAACCGCTTCGGCTTCGCCGAGTTACCTTTCGACGACGCCCGCGTGGAACAGCTCGCGGAGTTGCTGGCGCGGCTCGCCGGCGTCGGCTTCGACGGCGCGGTCCGGCTCGAGGCCCACCTGGGCGAGTTCTGCATGACCGTGGACGAGGCCGGCGGTTATCGCCTCGCCGACCCGGCGATCCCGGTAGGTGAATGCGACCTGATCGGCAACCCGCTGGCCGAGAACTCGGGACAGGGCAACGGCCAGTCCGAGGCCTTCACGCAGTTCCTCGCCAACGCGCCCATGCTGAGTCGCACCGGCATCGACCTCACCGTGCTCATACACGGCAGCCGGGACTCCGAGCGCCGCTATACCTTCCCGCCGGACGTGAGCACGGCGGGGGAGTGGAACCGGATCGCCGCGCTCAACAACCGCGTCGAGCTCAGCCTGCTGCCGCGGCGCTGA
- the fetB gene encoding iron export ABC transporter permease subunit FetB — MQQELIDLAWWQLAIGAALVLALAAVTWYGRLGLSRELLVAATRMVIQLALIGLVLEALFSVAAFHWVALMAVVMLLLAGREVMSRQKRRMTGGWAFAIGTVSMFISAFAVTVFALLAIIGPQPWYAPQYAIPLLGMLLGNTMTGVALGMDRLTDSAWRQRQVIEGRLMLGMNWSEAIADLRRDAMRSGMIPIINGMAAAGVVSLPGMMTGQILAGSPPALAVKYQVLVFFMIAVGTGFGTVAAVMAASRRLFDERQRLRLDRIGASPGG, encoded by the coding sequence ATGCAACAGGAGCTGATCGACCTCGCCTGGTGGCAGCTGGCCATCGGCGCGGCACTGGTCCTCGCCCTGGCGGCCGTCACCTGGTACGGGCGCCTCGGTCTCAGCCGCGAACTGCTGGTCGCGGCGACACGCATGGTCATCCAGCTCGCGCTCATCGGGCTGGTGCTCGAGGCCCTGTTCTCCGTGGCGGCATTTCACTGGGTGGCGCTGATGGCGGTGGTGATGCTGCTGCTGGCCGGGCGCGAAGTCATGTCGCGCCAGAAGCGGCGCATGACCGGCGGCTGGGCCTTCGCCATCGGCACGGTCTCGATGTTCATCTCGGCCTTCGCCGTGACCGTCTTCGCCCTGCTCGCCATCATCGGGCCCCAGCCCTGGTACGCGCCGCAGTACGCCATCCCGCTGCTCGGCATGCTGCTGGGCAACACCATGACCGGCGTGGCGCTCGGCATGGACCGCCTCACCGACAGCGCCTGGCGCCAGCGCCAGGTGATCGAGGGGCGGCTGATGCTCGGCATGAACTGGAGCGAAGCCATCGCCGACCTGCGGCGCGACGCCATGCGCAGCGGCATGATCCCCATCATCAACGGCATGGCCGCGGCCGGCGTGGTGAGCCTGCCGGGCATGATGACCGGCCAGATCCTCGCCGGCAGCCCCCCGGCGCTGGCCGTGAAGTACCAGGTGCTGGTGTTCTTCATGATCGCGGTCGGCACCGGCTTCGGCACCGTGGCCGCGGTGATGGCGGCGAGCCGCCGGCTGTTCGACGAGCGCCAGCGCCTGCGGCTGGACCGCATCGGCGCATCGCCGGGCGGCTGA
- a CDS encoding LemA family protein: MLTFILIVIAALLLWGVLIYNRLVRDRNRVRSAWSDIDVQLTRRHDLVPRLVEAVKAYAEYERATLSAVTELRARAEAAGSLRDKARLEDEMEAGLHRLIALAEAYPTLKADGNFLQLQRDLVETEDHLQYARRYYNGAVRIYNTRIESFPDMVPARMFAFRPAEFFAVDEAEVRAAPRVELG, encoded by the coding sequence ATGTTGACCTTCATCCTCATAGTGATCGCGGCGCTCCTGCTCTGGGGCGTGCTGATCTACAACCGGCTGGTGCGCGATCGCAACCGCGTGCGCTCGGCCTGGAGCGACATCGACGTGCAGCTGACGCGACGCCACGACCTCGTGCCGCGCCTGGTCGAGGCGGTGAAGGCCTATGCGGAGTACGAGCGTGCCACGCTGAGCGCGGTCACCGAGCTGCGCGCGCGCGCCGAGGCGGCCGGCAGCCTGCGCGACAAGGCGCGGCTGGAGGACGAGATGGAGGCCGGCCTGCACCGGCTCATCGCCCTGGCCGAGGCCTACCCGACGCTCAAGGCAGACGGCAATTTCCTGCAGCTGCAGCGCGACCTGGTGGAGACCGAGGATCACCTGCAGTACGCGCGGCGCTATTACAACGGCGCCGTGCGCATCTACAACACCCGCATCGAGTCCTTCCCCGACATGGTGCCCGCGCGCATGTTCGCATTCCGGCCGGCGGAGTTCTTCGCCGTGGACGAGGCGGAAGTGCGCGCTGCCCCGCGCGTGGAGCTCGGCTGA
- a CDS encoding alpha/beta hydrolase, with translation MTTHRQFRRRRWSSGALVAAGVLLAAAPAQARTLGEVEFEPCVLTSAGLPRPTEAQCASVTVPENPADPGGRKIDLALAWIPVEGEAEPDPVFMIAGGPGQSAREAFPAVASAFGDINRSRHIMLLDQRGTGGSNLLACPLDEEEMVLELEGFELEQLREFTQGCIDTLQEKADLRFYGTREAVFDLEFVRRAIGAAQVNLVGVSYGTRVAQQYAKDHPDRVRSIILDSVVPPGLPLGSEHARNLEDALAVHFQRCRETPACVEALGDPGARLDELAARLRAGGLEPVRYRDPTSGEWREEVPSFGHLAAILRMYAYSPLTASVLPLVVQRADEGDYAGMLAMARMMFRNLGGQLAMGMHNSVVCPEDADDLEVRPEDEGSVLGTQIIEFMVAQCELWPRGERPEDFRDPLAGDIPVLLVSGEYDPVTPPRYGDEVAAALGNARHLVLPGQGHSLMTTGCMPKLAAQFLESGDPAGLDATCLERLAAPPPFSGMHGWEP, from the coding sequence GTGACAACGCACAGGCAGTTCCGCAGGCGGCGGTGGTCGTCCGGCGCGTTAGTCGCGGCGGGTGTTCTGCTGGCGGCGGCACCGGCGCAGGCGCGCACGCTGGGGGAGGTGGAGTTCGAGCCCTGCGTGCTGACCAGCGCGGGCCTGCCGCGTCCCACCGAGGCGCAGTGCGCTAGCGTGACCGTGCCCGAGAACCCCGCTGACCCGGGCGGCCGCAAGATCGACCTGGCGCTGGCCTGGATCCCGGTGGAGGGCGAAGCCGAGCCAGACCCCGTGTTCATGATCGCCGGCGGCCCGGGGCAGTCGGCGCGTGAGGCTTTCCCCGCCGTGGCGTCCGCCTTCGGCGACATCAACCGCAGCCGGCACATCATGCTGCTGGACCAGCGCGGCACGGGCGGCTCGAACCTGCTTGCCTGCCCGCTGGACGAAGAGGAGATGGTGCTGGAGCTGGAGGGATTCGAGCTGGAGCAGCTGCGCGAATTCACCCAGGGCTGCATCGACACGCTGCAGGAGAAGGCGGACCTGCGTTTCTACGGCACCCGCGAGGCGGTGTTCGACCTGGAGTTCGTGCGCCGGGCCATCGGCGCCGCGCAGGTCAACCTCGTCGGCGTCTCCTACGGCACGCGCGTGGCGCAGCAATATGCCAAGGATCATCCCGACCGGGTGCGCAGCATCATCCTGGACAGCGTGGTGCCGCCCGGGCTGCCGCTGGGCTCGGAACATGCGCGCAACCTCGAAGACGCGCTGGCGGTGCACTTCCAGCGCTGTCGCGAGACACCTGCCTGCGTGGAGGCGCTGGGCGATCCTGGCGCGCGGCTTGATGAACTCGCCGCGCGCTTGCGCGCCGGCGGGCTGGAGCCGGTGCGGTACCGCGACCCGACCAGCGGCGAGTGGCGCGAGGAAGTCCCCAGCTTCGGCCATCTTGCGGCCATCCTGCGCATGTACGCCTATTCCCCGCTGACCGCTTCCGTCCTGCCCCTGGTGGTCCAGCGTGCGGACGAGGGCGATTACGCGGGCATGCTGGCCATGGCACGGATGATGTTCCGTAACCTCGGCGGCCAGCTCGCCATGGGCATGCACAACTCGGTGGTGTGTCCCGAGGACGCGGACGATCTCGAGGTCCGGCCGGAGGACGAGGGCTCGGTGCTGGGGACCCAGATCATCGAGTTCATGGTGGCGCAGTGCGAGCTGTGGCCGCGCGGCGAGCGGCCGGAGGACTTCCGTGATCCCCTGGCCGGGGACATCCCGGTCCTGCTGGTGTCCGGCGAGTACGACCCGGTGACGCCGCCGCGCTACGGCGACGAGGTGGCGGCGGCGCTCGGCAATGCGCGCCACCTGGTGCTGCCGGGCCAGGGCCACAGCCTCATGACCACCGGCTGCATGCCCAAGCTGGCGGCGCAGTTCCTCGAGTCGGGCGATCCGGCCGGGCTGGACGCAACGTGTCTCGAGCGCCTCGCGGCGCCGCCGCCGTTTTCGGGCATGCACGGCTGGGAACCATGA
- a CDS encoding DUF4920 domain-containing protein: MKFSAAALLAVLALSAAAPATAENVIRLSEPVEVGAGYEVFGAPVGEAGEPVRLGEIIAASDQYAGQEVHATAKVAKVCQKKGCFFVAHDGEATARITFVDYSFFVPTDSGGKDVTIVGTFNRKTLSEAQAQHFAQDAGEDPSKVQGPREEYSIVATSVVIPTS; this comes from the coding sequence ATGAAGTTTTCCGCCGCCGCCCTGCTCGCTGTTCTCGCCCTGTCCGCGGCCGCGCCCGCGACGGCCGAGAATGTCATCCGCCTGTCCGAACCCGTCGAGGTCGGTGCGGGCTACGAGGTGTTTGGCGCCCCGGTAGGTGAAGCCGGCGAACCGGTCCGCCTGGGCGAGATCATTGCCGCCAGCGACCAGTACGCGGGCCAGGAAGTGCATGCCACCGCCAAGGTCGCCAAGGTCTGCCAGAAGAAAGGTTGTTTCTTCGTCGCCCACGACGGCGAAGCCACCGCCCGGATCACCTTCGTCGACTACAGCTTTTTCGTCCCCACCGACTCCGGCGGCAAGGACGTGACCATCGTCGGCACCTTCAACCGCAAGACGCTCTCCGAAGCCCAGGCGCAGCATTTCGCCCAGGATGCCGGCGAGGACCCGAGCAAGGTGCAGGGGCCGCGCGAGGAGTACTCCATCGTCGCGACCTCGGTCGTCATCCCGACGTCCTGA
- a CDS encoding ATP-binding cassette domain-containing protein yields the protein MIKVENLHKTFKAKTGPVRAVDGVSFEARDGQITGLLGPNGAGKTTTLRMLYTLMRPERGRVMVDGFDVLKDAARVRRALGVLPDARGVYKRLTARENIAYFGRLHGLEAGVISQRTERLVQALGMEDFIDRQAEGFSQGQRTKTAIARALVHDPKNVILDEPTNGLDVMTTRSLREFLKTLKAQGRCVILSSHIMQEVGLLCDHIVIIAKGKVTAQGSAEELRRISGEENLEDAFVKLIGTEEGLAA from the coding sequence ATGATCAAGGTTGAAAACCTGCACAAGACCTTCAAAGCCAAGACCGGGCCGGTGCGCGCCGTGGACGGCGTCAGCTTCGAGGCGCGCGACGGCCAGATCACGGGCTTGCTGGGCCCCAACGGCGCCGGCAAGACCACCACCCTGCGCATGCTCTACACGCTCATGCGCCCGGAGCGCGGCCGGGTCATGGTGGACGGCTTCGACGTGCTCAAGGACGCGGCGCGGGTGCGGCGCGCGCTCGGTGTGCTGCCGGACGCGCGCGGCGTCTACAAGCGCCTCACCGCGCGCGAGAACATCGCCTACTTCGGGCGCCTGCACGGACTGGAGGCGGGCGTGATTTCGCAGCGCACCGAGCGGCTGGTGCAGGCCCTGGGCATGGAAGACTTCATCGACCGCCAGGCCGAGGGCTTCTCGCAGGGCCAGCGCACCAAGACCGCTATCGCACGCGCCCTGGTGCACGACCCGAAGAACGTCATCCTCGATGAGCCGACCAACGGCCTGGACGTGATGACCACCCGCAGCCTGCGCGAGTTCCTCAAGACGCTGAAGGCGCAGGGCCGCTGCGTGATCCTCTCCAGCCACATCATGCAGGAGGTCGGCCTGTTGTGTGACCACATCGTGATCATCGCCAAGGGCAAGGTCACGGCACAGGGCAGCGCCGAGGAACTGCGGCGCATCAGCGGCGAGGAGAACCTCGAGGACGCCTTCGTCAAGCTCATCGGCACGGAAGAGGGGCTGGCGGCATGA
- a CDS encoding ATP-binding cassette domain-containing protein: protein MNAQAGMAETAHGGDAALVLHDVCAGPLRNVSLRVAPGEVVCISGESGSGKTRLLRAIADLEPHQGEVSLGGERRESMAAHCWRRWVMLVPAESSWWGDTVAAHFLDAVPGSLEAFGFDAAVLGWQVSRLSSGEKQRLAVLRALSHEPRALLLDEPTANLDPDLTRRVEAWLRDYCRREAVPVIWVAHDREQIAGVADRHFAIRGEHLVEQPCNRS from the coding sequence GTGAACGCACAGGCAGGCATGGCGGAGACTGCGCATGGCGGCGACGCCGCGCTGGTGTTGCACGACGTGTGCGCCGGTCCGTTGCGCAACGTGTCCCTGCGCGTGGCGCCGGGCGAAGTGGTGTGCATTTCCGGGGAGTCGGGGTCGGGCAAGACGCGACTGCTGCGCGCCATCGCGGACCTCGAGCCGCACCAGGGCGAAGTGTCGCTGGGCGGTGAGCGGCGCGAGTCGATGGCGGCGCACTGCTGGCGCAGGTGGGTGATGCTGGTGCCGGCCGAGAGCAGCTGGTGGGGCGATACCGTCGCCGCGCATTTCCTGGATGCGGTGCCCGGCAGCCTCGAGGCTTTCGGCTTCGACGCGGCTGTGCTCGGCTGGCAGGTGAGCCGGCTGTCCTCGGGCGAGAAGCAGCGCCTGGCGGTGTTGCGCGCGCTGTCGCACGAGCCGCGTGCGCTGTTGCTGGACGAGCCTACCGCGAACCTGGATCCGGACCTGACGCGCCGGGTCGAGGCATGGCTGCGGGACTACTGCAGGCGCGAAGCCGTCCCGGTGATCTGGGTCGCGCACGACCGGGAGCAGATCGCCGGCGTCGCCGATCGCCACTTCGCGATCCGTGGCGAACACCTCGTGGAGCAACCATGCAACAGGAGCTGA